The following proteins are encoded in a genomic region of Tenacibaculum sp. 190524A05c:
- a CDS encoding DMT family transporter produces the protein MRKAIIFMIISALSFSVLNILVKDLRHFNVYQIVFFRSIITLCFTIPLLIRNKINLLGNKRRLLLARGTIGFIAMTLFFTSLQYLKTGTAVSIRYISPIFAAIFAVFLLREKIRWNQWIYFAIAFLGVLILKGFDTDVSTIGFLIVLASAVLTGLVFILIRKIGASDHPLVIINYFMGISAIISGIFTLFYWETPTNLEWLTFISLGVFGYFGQYYMTKAFQTSEINKSAPLKYIEVVFTMLAGVFWLDEKYTIIGLIGAGVVVTGVVLNTLFVTKNK, from the coding sequence ATGAGAAAGGCAATTATTTTCATGATTATTAGTGCGCTGTCATTTTCCGTATTAAATATATTGGTAAAAGATTTACGCCACTTTAATGTGTATCAAATTGTTTTCTTTAGATCAATTATTACACTCTGTTTCACCATTCCTTTATTAATCAGGAATAAGATCAATTTATTGGGGAATAAAAGGCGTTTGCTACTGGCCAGAGGAACTATTGGTTTTATAGCAATGACATTGTTTTTTACTTCTTTACAATATTTAAAAACAGGTACAGCTGTTTCTATTCGATATATCTCACCAATATTTGCAGCAATATTTGCCGTATTCTTATTAAGAGAAAAAATTAGATGGAATCAATGGATCTATTTTGCAATTGCATTTTTAGGTGTTTTGATTTTGAAAGGATTTGATACCGATGTAAGTACTATTGGTTTTTTGATTGTTCTTGCATCTGCAGTATTAACAGGTTTAGTATTTATTTTAATACGAAAAATAGGAGCTAGCGATCACCCATTAGTAATCATTAATTATTTCATGGGAATTTCGGCCATCATTAGTGGAATTTTCACATTGTTTTATTGGGAAACACCGACAAACTTAGAATGGTTAACTTTCATTAGTTTAGGTGTTTTCGGTTACTTCGGACAATATTATATGACCAAAGCATTTCAAACCTCAGAAATAAATAAATCTGCTCCATTAAAATATATTGAAGTTGTATTTACAATGCTAGCTGGTGTTTTTTGGCTGGATGAAAAATATACTATCATTGGTTTAATAGGAGCTGGAGTTGTAGTAACTGGTGTGGTGTTAAATACTTTATTTGTAACTAAGAATAAGTGA
- a CDS encoding MFS transporter yields MKIIGLRWWIIALIFIATVINYVDRTAFALLWPQMGEDLGMDKKDYALLLNVFMATYAASKFLSGRLYDKIGTRIGFTISIIVWSLAATFHAFAKGLFSLSFVRGMLGLGEAGLWPGAVKSNGEWFPVKQRALAQGIFNSGASIGNVIAPVIIVFLYARFGWKTTYIILGLIGLIWVIPWLVINKSNPKNHPWITDEEKGIIFGDQIEEVEESTENKKSLSLKEILSFKESWGVLLCRFFIEPIWWFFAGWMPIYLNSKFNLSIEQIGNTMWISYLMAAAGSILGGLFTEQMIKKSSVDYGRKISIVVGCILIIVAFVSIILFVKETNFMTFIYLAGVALFGFQFAIGNIQTLSSDLLKGPSVGTLAGLAGTVAAVSPMIMNWFIGQITGGGSYVPAFVAITISVALAVLVVFLLIKKVKLIDVKSS; encoded by the coding sequence ATGAAAATAATTGGACTCAGGTGGTGGATAATAGCACTGATATTTATCGCTACCGTAATAAACTATGTCGATAGGACAGCATTCGCCCTACTCTGGCCTCAGATGGGTGAAGATTTAGGAATGGATAAAAAAGATTATGCATTACTCCTAAATGTATTCATGGCAACGTACGCTGCAAGTAAATTTCTTTCAGGTAGATTATATGATAAAATCGGAACTCGAATTGGGTTTACCATATCAATCATCGTATGGTCGTTAGCCGCAACTTTTCATGCCTTTGCAAAAGGTCTTTTTTCATTGTCTTTTGTACGAGGAATGTTAGGTCTTGGAGAAGCAGGTTTATGGCCAGGAGCGGTTAAAAGTAATGGAGAATGGTTCCCTGTAAAGCAAAGAGCTTTAGCACAAGGAATTTTTAATTCAGGTGCTTCTATCGGTAATGTTATTGCTCCAGTTATTATCGTTTTTTTATATGCCAGATTTGGATGGAAAACTACCTATATCATTCTCGGTTTAATTGGGCTGATTTGGGTAATTCCGTGGTTAGTAATTAACAAAAGCAATCCTAAAAATCATCCTTGGATTACAGATGAGGAGAAAGGAATCATCTTTGGAGATCAAATAGAAGAGGTAGAAGAATCAACAGAAAACAAGAAGAGCTTAAGCTTAAAAGAAATTCTAAGTTTTAAGGAATCTTGGGGAGTTTTATTATGTCGCTTCTTTATTGAACCTATATGGTGGTTTTTTGCAGGTTGGATGCCCATTTATTTGAATTCCAAATTCAATTTAAGTATTGAACAAATTGGTAACACCATGTGGATTTCATACTTAATGGCCGCTGCAGGAAGTATTTTAGGTGGTTTGTTTACAGAACAAATGATAAAGAAAAGTTCTGTTGATTACGGACGAAAAATAAGTATTGTGGTCGGATGTATTTTGATCATAGTTGCTTTCGTAAGTATTATTCTGTTTGTAAAAGAAACCAATTTCATGACTTTCATTTATTTGGCAGGTGTTGCCTTATTCGGTTTTCAATTTGCAATTGGAAATATCCAAACACTATCAAGTGATTTACTAAAAGGTCCTTCCGTAGGAACATTAGCAGGTTTAGCAGGAACAGTTGCCGCGGTTTCGCCTATGATTATGAACTGGTTTATCGGTCAAATTACAGGTGGAGGATCATATGTTCCAGCATTCGTTGCCATCACAATTTCAGTGGCATTAGCAGTATTGGTCGTATTTCTTCTGATCAAAAAAGTCAAATTAATTGACGTAAAATCTAGTTAA
- a CDS encoding SDR family NAD(P)-dependent oxidoreductase, producing MSKKIAIVTGATGGIGFEVAKRLGKDGYTVVLNGIQHEEGAQRVQELSSEGIEAEYYGFDVTDEESVSKNIKAVGEKYGKIDVLVNNAGGLGGRSRFEEMTTEFYRFVMALNLDSVFFASRAAIPYLKKGDNPTIINYTSNAGWNAGGPGAGIYGTSKAGVHAITRALAKDLAEYGIRVNAVSPGTIDTPFHAQIKSTKPEVFASWKNNILLGRLGQPEEVASVVSFLASSDASFVTAETIQIGGGQALGI from the coding sequence ATGAGTAAAAAAATAGCAATCGTAACAGGAGCTACAGGTGGTATTGGATTTGAGGTTGCCAAAAGATTAGGAAAAGATGGTTACACAGTAGTTTTAAATGGAATACAACACGAAGAAGGTGCTCAAAGAGTACAAGAGTTATCTTCTGAAGGAATAGAAGCAGAGTATTATGGTTTTGATGTAACTGATGAAGAATCGGTAAGTAAAAACATCAAAGCAGTTGGAGAAAAGTATGGAAAAATAGACGTCTTAGTAAACAATGCTGGAGGTCTTGGAGGAAGATCAAGATTTGAAGAAATGACAACCGAGTTTTACAGGTTTGTTATGGCATTAAACTTAGATTCTGTGTTCTTCGCTTCTAGAGCAGCAATTCCATATTTAAAGAAAGGAGATAATCCAACAATTATAAATTATACGTCAAATGCAGGTTGGAATGCAGGTGGTCCGGGAGCTGGAATTTATGGAACTTCAAAAGCTGGAGTTCATGCAATTACCAGAGCTTTAGCTAAAGATTTAGCGGAATATGGAATTCGTGTAAATGCAGTATCTCCGGGTACAATTGATACACCTTTTCACGCACAGATTAAATCTACAAAACCAGAGGTTTTTGCATCTTGGAAAAACAACATTTTACTAGGTAGATTAGGACAACCAGAAGAGGTGGCATCTGTAGTGTCATTTTTAGCAAGTAGTGATGCATCATTTGTTACCGCAGAAACAATTCAAATTGGTGGTGGACAAGCACTAGGAATTTAA
- a CDS encoding LacI family DNA-binding transcriptional regulator, with protein MVTLRKISHITGFSISTVSKALNDGMDVSFETKKYIQRVAVQNNYIPNKAAISLRKSKSNIISIIVPKINEIVFAEVLCDIQKLASKSGYRIMLYQSLHNVTKEEEFIKEINDGSVDAAIIISTTSCEIPKENTIPVKVLKIRKNYNCEEVKKDCINNFNQLLKQIA; from the coding sequence ATGGTTACATTAAGAAAAATATCACATATAACAGGATTTTCCATTTCTACAGTTTCTAAGGCATTAAATGATGGAATGGATGTAAGTTTTGAAACTAAAAAATACATTCAACGTGTAGCTGTTCAGAACAATTATATTCCAAACAAGGCGGCTATTTCTTTACGAAAGAGTAAGTCTAATATCATTTCAATTATAGTACCTAAAATCAATGAAATTGTTTTTGCTGAAGTGTTGTGTGATATTCAAAAATTAGCATCTAAAAGTGGATACAGAATTATGCTGTATCAATCATTGCATAATGTAACAAAAGAGGAAGAATTTATTAAAGAAATTAATGATGGAAGCGTTGATGCTGCCATAATTATTTCTACTACAAGCTGTGAAATTCCAAAAGAGAATACAATTCCAGTAAAGGTTTTAAAAATTAGAAAAAATTACAATTGCGAAGAGGTTAAAAAAGATTGTATCAATAATTTTAATCAGCTTCTAAAACAAATAGCATAA
- a CDS encoding RagB/SusD family nutrient uptake outer membrane protein, whose translation MKTLTKIILAVITVSFFSCSDDFLEPVPSSVLSDANYFNTPEEVETAVINIYDGIQGVNSTSTNDNHGIMYEFYLTEMRSDNTRTKASEGEAAQFENYSITTNNGIVQDYYASFYNVIYRSNIVLANLDVAGSSAAAFEAEAKFTRAYAYFNLVRLFGDIPLIDKIISPEDKLTAYTRVPTSDIYELIVSDLQTAVSGLQDGSKYRASKAAAETLLAKVYLTLNRYSEAQTLLESVMNPGRGFALEANFKDVFFNEGNNEIIFAIGYVGDTTDSQNFSAEWLNAVGRTSGVNYVTEEARLALDALGGNRAMYSYRQDITQPSQYQVVKYIPDGDTNLGINPTSTDPTKAGNDWIVLRYSDVLLMHVEAIMAGGLSTTSSNALSSFQLVRDRAGLTTPVASISRQELLDERRVELAFENHRLFDLIRMGEAESTLSAFSNANGYSFTNTDLLLPIPQRERNLSNGLLGQNPGY comes from the coding sequence ATGAAGACATTAACCAAAATAATATTAGCTGTAATTACAGTATCGTTTTTCTCGTGTAGTGACGATTTTTTAGAACCAGTTCCTTCTTCAGTGTTGTCTGACGCGAATTACTTTAATACACCCGAAGAAGTTGAAACTGCTGTTATTAATATTTATGATGGAATTCAAGGAGTAAATTCTACAAGTACTAATGATAATCATGGTATTATGTATGAATTCTATCTAACAGAAATGAGAAGTGATAATACCAGAACAAAAGCTAGTGAAGGTGAAGCTGCTCAATTTGAGAATTATAGTATTACAACAAACAATGGAATTGTTCAAGATTATTACGCGAGCTTCTATAATGTAATTTATCGATCGAATATTGTTTTAGCCAATTTAGATGTTGCTGGAAGTTCAGCTGCTGCTTTTGAAGCTGAAGCAAAATTCACAAGAGCTTACGCTTATTTTAATCTAGTACGATTATTTGGAGATATTCCTTTAATTGATAAAATTATCTCTCCAGAGGATAAATTAACGGCTTATACTCGTGTTCCAACTTCAGATATTTATGAGTTAATCGTTAGCGATTTACAAACTGCGGTAAGTGGTTTACAAGATGGTTCAAAATATAGAGCCTCTAAAGCTGCGGCTGAAACTTTATTGGCAAAAGTGTATTTAACTTTAAATAGATATAGCGAAGCACAAACTTTATTAGAATCGGTTATGAATCCTGGAAGAGGATTTGCTCTAGAAGCTAATTTTAAAGATGTGTTTTTCAACGAAGGAAATAATGAAATAATTTTCGCAATCGGTTATGTTGGAGATACAACTGATAGTCAAAACTTCTCGGCAGAATGGTTAAACGCTGTTGGTAGAACAAGTGGTGTAAACTATGTTACAGAAGAAGCAAGATTAGCTTTAGATGCATTAGGAGGAAACAGAGCGATGTATTCTTACAGACAAGATATTACGCAGCCTTCTCAATATCAAGTGGTAAAATATATTCCTGATGGAGATACTAATTTAGGAATAAATCCAACATCTACAGATCCAACAAAAGCAGGAAATGACTGGATTGTATTACGATATTCAGATGTATTGCTTATGCATGTTGAAGCAATTATGGCAGGTGGATTATCAACTACAAGTTCAAACGCATTATCATCTTTTCAGTTAGTGCGAGATAGAGCTGGTTTAACTACTCCAGTTGCAAGTATTTCTAGACAAGAATTATTAGATGAAAGAAGAGTTGAGTTGGCATTTGAAAACCACAGACTTTTCGATTTGATAAGAATGGGAGAAGCAGAAAGCACATTAAGTGCCTTCTCAAATGCAAACGGATATAGTTTTACAAATACAGATTTGTTATTGCCTATTCCTCAAAGAGAAAGGAATTTAAGTAACGGATTACTAGGTCAAAATCCGGGGTATTAA
- a CDS encoding FadR/GntR family transcriptional regulator, with product MNLEALKKIEANNSVQNAVIQGIRDLINYKNLEPGDKLPSERMLSEKFGVSRSVIREAIQKLEFYGLLVSKPQSGTFVANIGIIALNGMIEDILRLSDPSFKSLVETRILLELKTVRLAALRRTEEELDLIKEALNAYTKKVLDGEDAVQEDLLFHLAIAKASGNSTMNTFMLMITPEIITNFEKYHVCDKDQAKQGIKEHEAIFLAIKDQNPELAKQKMKDHFKELYKYCYNV from the coding sequence ATGAACTTAGAAGCTCTAAAAAAAATAGAAGCAAATAACAGCGTTCAAAACGCAGTTATTCAGGGGATCAGAGATTTGATTAATTACAAAAATCTTGAACCTGGAGATAAGCTTCCGTCAGAAAGAATGCTTTCTGAGAAATTTGGAGTGAGTAGAAGTGTAATTCGAGAAGCAATTCAAAAATTAGAGTTCTACGGCTTACTTGTTTCAAAACCTCAAAGTGGAACTTTTGTGGCGAATATCGGAATCATTGCATTAAATGGAATGATAGAAGATATTCTAAGGCTTAGTGATCCTAGTTTTAAATCTCTAGTAGAAACTAGAATTTTATTAGAGCTTAAAACAGTGCGATTGGCTGCATTAAGAAGAACTGAAGAAGAATTAGATCTTATTAAAGAAGCTTTAAATGCCTATACCAAAAAAGTTCTCGATGGTGAAGATGCTGTTCAAGAAGATTTACTTTTTCATTTAGCTATCGCGAAAGCAAGTGGAAACAGTACAATGAACACGTTCATGTTAATGATTACTCCTGAAATTATTACCAATTTCGAAAAGTATCACGTCTGTGATAAAGATCAAGCAAAACAAGGAATTAAAGAACACGAAGCAATCTTTTTAGCCATCAAAGATCAAAATCCTGAATTGGCTAAGCAAAAAATGAAAGATCACTTTAAAGAACTATACAAATACTGTTACAATGTGTGA
- a CDS encoding PKD domain-containing protein has protein sequence MKNLKTNNVSVFAKFKTLLLIVALSCFNSCDDNELPEAGSIPDLTPPSALFSASQGEGAGDEWKTVFFSNQSNSATSYSWDFGDGNMSTDFEPSNEYSGEGTYTVTLVARDNLGVESTFTDTVEVTQPPAPTVPDPTLINPDFDKLPKSSGSDCSCSAWINKSLGDQGESSSGNGGSDNVVKFDNNEPDHVYQEFEVVPNADYTISVVVSFKSLVNNTPPMDAMFEIRVLAGSGYVSGYTPAYFTDSASYPQDDFGYTTIAQVEDAANNLLTETITNPSDDSYITYTYTFNAGNNTSVALFMRGIGGAATGNFGYNSGDEEIRADSVVITAN, from the coding sequence ATGAAAAATTTAAAAACAAATAATGTAAGTGTTTTTGCTAAGTTTAAAACCTTACTTCTAATTGTAGCACTGAGTTGTTTCAATTCATGTGATGATAACGAACTTCCAGAAGCTGGTTCTATTCCAGATTTAACTCCACCAAGTGCTTTATTTTCTGCATCTCAAGGTGAAGGAGCTGGAGACGAATGGAAAACAGTTTTCTTTTCAAATCAATCGAATAGTGCAACATCATATTCATGGGATTTTGGAGACGGAAACATGTCTACAGATTTTGAGCCCTCAAATGAGTACAGCGGCGAAGGAACCTACACAGTTACACTTGTAGCAAGAGATAATTTAGGTGTTGAAAGTACTTTTACTGATACAGTTGAGGTTACACAACCACCTGCACCAACAGTTCCAGATCCAACATTAATTAATCCAGATTTTGATAAACTTCCAAAGTCATCAGGTTCAGATTGTTCTTGTTCGGCTTGGATTAACAAAAGTTTAGGTGATCAAGGAGAATCAAGTTCAGGAAATGGAGGTTCAGATAACGTAGTAAAGTTTGATAATAACGAACCAGATCATGTATATCAAGAATTTGAAGTAGTACCAAATGCAGATTATACAATTTCTGTAGTGGTTTCATTCAAAAGCTTAGTGAATAATACACCTCCAATGGATGCGATGTTTGAGATTAGAGTATTAGCCGGGTCAGGATATGTGAGCGGATATACGCCAGCTTACTTTACAGATTCAGCTAGTTATCCTCAAGATGATTTTGGGTACACGACAATTGCTCAAGTGGAAGACGCAGCAAATAATCTGTTAACAGAAACTATAACTAATCCAAGTGACGACAGTTACATCACATATACCTACACATTCAATGCAGGTAACAATACAAGTGTTGCCTTATTTATGAGAGGTATTGGTGGAGCTGCAACAGGAAACTTTGGATACAATAGTGGAGACGAAGAAATTCGTGCAGATTCAGTAGTAATAACAGCAAACTAA
- a CDS encoding sugar kinase, with product MSKIVTFGEIMLRLSTERHLRFIQAKTFAASYGGGEFNVAVSLANYGLETDFITKVPENDIGACAVKEMRKLKVGLDNVAYGGERLGIYYLETGAGTRGSKVVYDRSNSSLATTKPGDFDWKKIFEGATWFHWSGITPAISESAANQCLEAVKAAHELGLKISCDLNYRSKLWKYGKQPSEVMPELLSYSHVILGDIDTAYFMLGKNKVNPNYQDEKSLPSLYDALFKLCPNLEFVATTLRYSVSASHQRIGGVLYDGKQIYNAHIKEVTPVVDRVGSGDAFMGGLIYGLQTYNQELQKALDFAVAACCLKHTISGDYNLVTLEEVEKMMTGDSTGKVSR from the coding sequence ATGAGTAAAATAGTAACATTTGGAGAGATAATGTTACGCTTATCAACTGAGCGACATTTACGATTTATTCAAGCAAAAACATTCGCTGCTTCCTACGGAGGTGGCGAATTTAATGTAGCTGTTTCTTTAGCGAATTATGGTTTAGAAACAGATTTCATCACTAAAGTTCCTGAGAATGATATAGGAGCTTGTGCCGTTAAGGAAATGAGAAAACTAAAAGTTGGTCTTGATAATGTGGCTTATGGAGGCGAACGTTTAGGAATTTATTATCTAGAAACTGGCGCAGGAACTCGTGGAAGTAAAGTGGTTTACGATAGAAGTAATAGTTCTTTAGCAACTACGAAACCTGGTGATTTTGATTGGAAAAAAATATTTGAAGGTGCTACTTGGTTTCATTGGAGTGGAATTACTCCAGCAATTTCAGAAAGTGCAGCAAATCAATGTTTGGAAGCTGTTAAGGCGGCTCATGAATTAGGATTAAAGATTTCTTGTGACCTAAATTACAGATCTAAACTATGGAAGTATGGAAAACAGCCTTCTGAAGTGATGCCAGAATTACTTTCCTACAGTCACGTGATTTTAGGTGATATTGACACTGCATATTTCATGTTAGGAAAAAACAAGGTGAATCCTAATTATCAAGATGAAAAGTCATTACCATCTTTATATGATGCGCTTTTTAAACTTTGTCCTAATTTAGAATTTGTAGCTACAACTCTTCGATATTCTGTAAGTGCTTCACATCAAAGAATCGGAGGTGTATTATATGATGGCAAACAAATATATAATGCGCATATTAAAGAAGTAACTCCAGTTGTTGATCGAGTGGGAAGCGGAGATGCCTTTATGGGCGGTTTAATTTATGGATTGCAAACCTACAATCAAGAGTTGCAAAAAGCACTAGATTTTGCTGTTGCGGCATGTTGTTTAAAGCATACCATTTCTGGGGATTACAACTTAGTTACTTTAGAAGAAGTTGAGAAAATGATGACTGGAGATAGCACAGGAAAAGTATCGAGATAA
- a CDS encoding polysaccharide lyase family 7 protein, which produces MIFRYFVFLVFSLLLSTTVVSQSTNDAKSIKKEKKKKRRNKKYRVPKIDLSHWKVTLPIANEKGKPFEIEPPEINNFATIEEAKPYMYIDSTRGAIVFHAMPTQTTTKNTKYSRSELREQMKPGDNRVNWKFSDGGNLKAKIAIDDISRKKDGKYHKTIILQIHGRLSNEQRDLIGEDDNNAPPMLKIYWQNGKIRVKTKQLKKLNASSTEILHEDAWTDDKGHTFKEKVGFGKFTLEVKVSKGKMVVILNNNEFKVYKNIHMEKWDVFENYFKAGNYFQSRDIGSYAKVRFYKLEVSH; this is translated from the coding sequence ATGATTTTTAGGTACTTTGTATTTTTAGTTTTTAGTCTTTTACTATCAACAACTGTTGTTAGCCAGTCGACTAATGATGCTAAGTCAATAAAGAAAGAGAAGAAAAAGAAGAGGAGAAACAAGAAGTATAGAGTACCTAAAATTGATTTAAGCCATTGGAAGGTAACATTACCAATAGCGAATGAGAAAGGAAAACCTTTCGAAATTGAACCACCAGAAATAAACAATTTCGCCACAATTGAAGAGGCAAAACCATACATGTATATTGATTCTACAAGAGGAGCAATTGTTTTTCATGCGATGCCAACTCAAACTACAACTAAGAATACAAAATATTCAAGGTCGGAATTAAGAGAACAAATGAAACCTGGAGATAACCGAGTAAATTGGAAATTTTCAGATGGTGGAAACCTTAAGGCTAAAATCGCAATTGATGATATTTCAAGGAAAAAAGATGGTAAATATCACAAAACAATTATTCTTCAAATCCATGGTAGGCTGTCAAACGAACAAAGAGATTTAATTGGTGAAGACGATAACAATGCTCCGCCAATGTTAAAAATTTATTGGCAAAATGGTAAAATAAGAGTAAAAACTAAACAACTAAAAAAACTAAACGCTTCTTCAACTGAAATTTTACATGAAGATGCTTGGACAGACGATAAAGGACACACTTTTAAAGAGAAAGTGGGGTTCGGTAAATTTACTTTAGAGGTGAAAGTTTCTAAAGGTAAAATGGTAGTAATTCTAAACAATAATGAATTTAAGGTTTATAAAAACATTCATATGGAAAAATGGGATGTTTTCGAGAACTATTTTAAAGCAGGAAATTATTTTCAGTCTCGAGATATAGGATCCTATGCAAAAGTGAGGTTTTATAAGCTTGAGGTTAGTCATTAA
- a CDS encoding bifunctional 4-hydroxy-2-oxoglutarate aldolase/2-dehydro-3-deoxy-phosphogluconate aldolase, which yields MAQYSRLEVVKVMQETGVVPLFFESDVTIAKKVLKSCYDGGARLLEFTSRGDFAFEVFNELIKYSIDELPGMILGVGSVTDAAAASLYMQMGANFIVTPVFREDIAIACNRRKVLWSPGCGSLTEIAKAEELGCEIVKLFPGSIYGPEFVKAIRGPQPWTSIMPTGGVSPTKESLEKWFNSGVTCVGMGSKLIMKNDSGNYDFDRIESTTKQVMKWIKDLRK from the coding sequence ATGGCCCAATACTCAAGACTAGAAGTAGTAAAAGTAATGCAAGAAACAGGTGTAGTACCATTGTTTTTTGAAAGTGATGTAACAATAGCAAAGAAGGTTTTAAAATCGTGCTACGATGGTGGTGCACGTTTATTAGAGTTCACATCACGAGGTGATTTTGCATTTGAAGTTTTTAATGAACTTATAAAATATTCAATTGATGAACTTCCAGGGATGATTTTAGGTGTTGGTTCCGTTACGGATGCAGCAGCAGCATCTTTGTACATGCAAATGGGAGCAAACTTTATAGTAACTCCTGTTTTTAGAGAAGATATTGCAATAGCATGTAACAGACGAAAAGTACTATGGTCCCCAGGTTGTGGTTCTCTCACAGAAATAGCGAAAGCTGAAGAATTAGGTTGTGAGATTGTAAAATTATTTCCTGGAAGCATTTATGGACCAGAGTTTGTAAAAGCAATTAGAGGTCCGCAACCTTGGACAAGTATTATGCCTACTGGTGGTGTTTCTCCTACAAAAGAAAGTCTTGAAAAGTGGTTTAATTCTGGTGTTACTTGTGTCGGAATGGGATCGAAGCTTATTATGAAAAATGATAGTGGTAATTACGATTTCGATAGAATTGAAAGCACTACAAAGCAAGTGATGAAGTGGATTAAAGATTTAAGAAAATAA